TCGGTACGAAAGTCCTGCACCGTCTGCTCCTGCACCCGGTTCAGGGCCTCGGCCATGTCCACTTCCATCAGAAAGTGCACGCCACCCCGCAAATCCAGACCCAGCTTGAGGGGGCCGGCGCCGATGGCTTCCAGCCAGGCGGGGGTGGACGGGGCCAGGTTGAGGGCGGTGACGTAGTCGTCGCCCAGGGCCTCGGTCACCAGATCCTTGCCCCTGAGCTGATCATCGGTATTGCGAAAACGAATAAGCAACTGGTCGTTTTCCAGGGCGGCGCTTTTTACCTCGATGCCGGCCTGGGTCAGGCTTTGCTGGGCCTTGACCAGAATGTCGGAAGAAACCTGGGTTCCGCGGCTGCCGGACACCTGAAGCGCCGGATCTTCACCAAACAGGTTGGGTGCTGCATAAAGAAAACTGATGGTGATCACCAGGATCACCATCAAGTATTTCCACAGCGGATATCGATTCAACACGCTGTGCTCCTCGACAGGAAAGAATTAGAGGGACTGAATGGAGCCCTTGGGCAGGACGGCGGTGATGAAGTCCTTCTTGATGGTCACCTGGCTCTGCTCGCTCAGGCTCAGTACCACATAGTCGTTGTCGGCGGAGATCTTGGCAATCTTGCCCACCAGGCCACCGTTGGTGAGCACTTCGTCACCCTTGCTCAGGGAGGCCATCAGGTTCTTGTGCTCTTTAACCCGCTTGGACTGAGGGCGGAAGATCATGAAGTAGAAGATCAGGCCGAACACGACCAGCATGATGATCATTTCCATACCGCCACCGGCGGCACCGCCACCCTGGGCGTAAGCACTGGAGATAATATCCATTCTTGCAGTTTCCTCGTTATGGTTAAAAGCCGTTATTCACTCGTCGAAGCTGGCTGGCCCAGCGGCGGCACGGGCTTGCCCTGCCGACGGTAGAACTCTGCCACAAAGTCATCTAATTTACCCTGCTCAATGGCGCTGCGTAAACCTTCCATCACCCGCTGGTAGTAACGCAGGTTGTGAATGGTGTTTAAACGCGCACCCAGGATCTCGTTGCACTTGTCGAGATGATACAGGTAGGCGCGGGAATAATTTTTACAGGTGTAGCAGTCGCAGTCGGCATCCAGCGGGCCGGTATCGGTCTTGTGTTTG
The Oceanimonas pelagia genome window above contains:
- the yajC gene encoding preprotein translocase subunit YajC; the encoded protein is MDIISSAYAQGGGAAGGGMEMIIMLVVFGLIFYFMIFRPQSKRVKEHKNLMASLSKGDEVLTNGGLVGKIAKISADNDYVVLSLSEQSQVTIKKDFITAVLPKGSIQSL